A stretch of the Esox lucius isolate fEsoLuc1 chromosome 2, fEsoLuc1.pri, whole genome shotgun sequence genome encodes the following:
- the muc15 gene encoding mucin-15 encodes MNLYNIINVVLLLQLQGFHSAWLQTTTDTPGRAIDPHWLRHLKKIAQALTSGSGDVNEDGTAEASMVKFDGSNIMPSTLSEATTEDPELLENLESQVTTVEPELPVSVALNSSHADNEEDSGLQTTTITPNTTHQITENPNAFNYTFNETEFNETSTVPDINSTEASPNPNGEKGVFNDTVDNSNVTTTVTEFPSDTPKTTTPEISPKLTNTTAPSTTDDLTMSTVMESGSTLANISDRALESGTTKNKNSVAWGAILGTGLAVCFVAMVAYVLLRKRGRRDFTHRKLVEEFPSDPVLRLDNNEPLDLKYDGSAYYNPGLQMDHIQMTNFPQGHQH; translated from the exons ATGAACCTGTACAACATCATCAATGTTGTCCTGCTATTGCAACTGCAGGGTTTCCATTCAGCCTGGCTTCAGACAACAACAGACACACCAGGACGTGCAATTGATCCACATTGGCTTCGTCACCTCAAAAAGATTGCACAAGCTCTGACCAGTGGCAGTGGCGATGTGAATGAAGATGGTACTGCAGAAGCCTCCATGGTCAAATTTGATGGTTCCAACATCATGCCATCCACGTTGTCAGAAGCTACAACAGAGGATCCGGAATTACTAGAGAACCTTGAATCTCAAGTAACCACTGTGGAACCAGAACTGCCAGTGAGCGTTGCTTTAAATTCAAGCCATGCTGATAATGAAGAGGACAGTGGATTACAAACCACAACAATCACACCAAACACAACCCATCAAATCACAGAAAACCCAAATGCTTTCAATTACACTTTCAATGAAACTGAATTCAACGAGACCAGCACAGTGCCAGACATCAATAGCACAGAGGCCAGTCCAAATCCTAATGGGGAGAAGGGAGTTTTCAATGATACAGTGGATAACTCGAATGTAACGACCACAGTGACAGAGTTCCCCTCAGACACCCCTAAGACAACAACTCCTGAAATAAGTCCCAAATTGACAAATACCACAGCCCCCAGCACAACAGATGACCTTACGATGTCGACAGTGATGGAATCTGGTTCCACTTTAGCAAACATCTCTGACAGAG CCTTGGAATCAGGTACCACAAAGAACAAGAATTCAGTGGCATGGGGTGCCATTCTTGGCACAGGGTTGGCAGTGTGCTTTGTGGCAATGGTGGCCTATGTCCTCCTGAGAAAGAGGGGTCGACGGGATTTCACACACCGAAAGCTTGTTGAGGAATTTCCATCAGATCCAG TTTTACGCCTGGACAACAATGAGCCTTTGGACTTGAAATATGATGGGTCAGCTTACTACAATCCTGGACTTCAAATGGACCACATCCAAATGACCAACTTTCCACAAGgacatcaacattaa